Proteins encoded within one genomic window of Calonectris borealis chromosome 1, bCalBor7.hap1.2, whole genome shotgun sequence:
- the IL15RA gene encoding interleukin-15 receptor subunit alpha has translation MELKCLLMWLLFGFVKGNKPERCPALPRTEFADVTAETYPLGTKLYYECDSGYARRSGQYSGIWCQKKFQVASWVYKEFECIDEKILLSTAPTMELDFTQKPERKTESPALQKRENLSEFVQEDFCGPPKTIPHASLSLNKQYYVGQVLHFKCQSGYDKRPPTSGTRRCKKVNGKIIWTSLDMQCTNDSSYSGEWPPQTIEPDPSVSLWCPVQSVPGSTHPSFSSSVILPVTAIFFVLLIIPAVFV, from the exons AAAGATGCCCAGCTCTTCCAAGGACCGAATTTGCTGATGTTACTGCTGAAACGTATCCACTGGGGACCAAACTGTATTATGAATGTGACAGTGGCTACGCGAGAAGAAGTGGCCAGTACTCGGGAATTTGGTGTCAGAAGAAATTTCAGGTTGCTTCTTGGGTCTACAAAGAATTTGAATGTATTG ATGAGAAAATTTTGTTGTCAACGGCTCCCACGATGGAGTTAGATTTTACACAgaagccagaaagaaaaacagagagccCTGCACTCCAGAAGCGAGAAAACCTTTCAGAGTTTGTCCAGGAAG ATTTTTGTGGTCCTCCCAAGACTATTCCACACGCCTCTTTAAGCCTGAACAAACAGTATTACGTTGGACAAGTATTACATTTCAAATGCCAGAGCGGTTATGATAAGCGACCCCCCACCTCTGGCACCCGCAGGTGCAAGAAGGTGAATGGCAAAATCATCTGGACCTCCCTTGACATGCAATGCACCAACGACAGCAGCTATAGCGGCGAGTGGCCACCACAGACGATTGAGCCAG ATCCGTCTGTTTCCCTGTGGTGTCCGGTTCAGAGTGTTCCAG GTTCGACTCATCCATCCTTTTCCTCATCTGTGATACTGCCAGTGACAG CTATCTTTTTTGTTCTACTTATCATTCCTGCCGTCTTTGTATGA
- the LOC142079164 gene encoding endonuclease domain-containing 1 protein-like: MLLLLLLQVSASCLWLGHGEVVTSFESSCPQFFFRETPPNEALEPQSPAWICQRYKNQYYFATLYDTKRRIPVYSAYLYQPGPGTRPKTWLVEPQLMGPIYPKTMEREWTLLNYFNVSLEQLSKSQAILQDYKNLTGLNRGHLNPSGHHPDSSSRTATFTLTNIVPQDEKLNGGSWKNYEQQTMSRRTQGCNTTYVIVGAVPGNNYIAKGRVNKPSHIWSSACCEVDTNHRKAWAVIAENDKNEVQLLTLGELEDLLTQLYGRDQVSLFDSDCPRE, from the exons atgctgttgctgctgctgctgcaggtctcGGCGAGCTGCCTCTGGCTGGGACACGGCGAGGTGGTGACATCCTTTGAAAGTTCATGCCCTCAGTTTTTCTTCCGGGAAACCCCCCCAAATGAAGCCCTAGAGCCGCAGAGCCCAGCCTGGATCTGCCAGCGTTACAAGAACCAGTATTACTTTGCCACCCTGTACGACACGAAGAGGCGTATTCCCGTCTACTCTGCTTACCTCTACCAGCCCGGACCTGGCACAAGACCTAAAACGTGGCTGGTTGAGCCCCAG CTGATGGGTCCAATTTATCCCAAAACTATGGAAAGAGAGTGGACCCTCTTAAATTATTTCAACGTCAGCTTAGAGCAACTCAGCAAGAGCCAGGCTATCCTCCAAGACTACAAGAACCTGACGGGTTTGAACCGCGGCCATTTGAACCCCAGCGGCCATCACCCCGACTCCAGCAGCAGGACGGCTACCTTCACCCTCACCAACATAGTGCCCCAGGATGAGAAACTCAACGGCGGCTCCTGGAAAAACTACGAGCAGCAAACGATGAGCAGGAGGACCCAGGGCTGTAACACCACCTATGTCATCGTGGGTGCCGTGCCTGGGAACAACTACATCGCCAAGGGGAGGGTTAATAAACCCAGCCACATCTGGTCGAGTGCCTGCTGCGAGGTGGACACCAACCACAGGAAGGCTTGGGCGGTCATTGCTGAGAACGACAAGAACGAGGTCCAGCTCCTCACGCTGGGGGAGCTGGAGGACCTGTTGACCCAGCTCTACGGGAGGGACCAGGTTTCTCTGTTTGACAGCGACTGTCCCCGGGAATAA